The uncultured Carboxylicivirga sp. genomic interval CAATGCCGGTGCGTAAAGTTATTGCCAACGAAAAAGCTACTTTCGATCAAGGGAAAATTGCTTATCAAAGAGGTCCGGTTGTATACTGTTTCGAAGACAAGGATAACAACAATGGTTTTATGTTTGATAATTATGCTCCAGCCAATGCCGAAGTAACAGACGAATTTGATGCTTCATTATTGGGTGGAGTGGTGAAATTGAATATGCCAGCAGAGAAAATCAAAACAAATAATGGCGCTACAAAAGTTGAACCAGTTGAATTAACAGCAATTCCTTACTACGCTTGGAATAACCGCGGAACTTCTAACATGTTGGTTTGGTTACCTGCTAATAAAGAAACGGCCGTTGCAAAACCTGCTCCTTCATTGGCTTCAGAAGCAACACCTGAAGCTTCAAGCGGATGGGCTCCTGGATTAAATGATGGTTTCGACCCTAAGAATTCAGGTGACGTTGACAAATCATATTTCTACTGGTGGTTGAAAGAAGGAAGCGAAGAAACGGTTGATTACGAATTCGAATCTCCTGTTACCATAGCTCAATCTTCGGTTTACTGGTTAAATATGGATCATTACGATGGTAATTACAAGGTACCTGAACATTGGTCGCTACTATATAAAAATAAAGCCGGAGAATGGACTGAAGTTGAAACAAACGACGAATATGGCGTGGCTTTAGATCAATACAATACAGTCAATTTTACACCTGTTAAAACAACAGCTATTCGTATTAAAGCCAAATTACAAGAAGGCGAATCAGGAGGAATTTTAGAGTGGAAAATAAAATAGTTAGACAACGCAACACAACTAACCATTTTTAATGTAGAGAAGAATGAATATAAAATTGATTTTACTTTTAGGTGTGATGATGAGTGTTTTAGTTTCATCATCATACGCCAAAAACAAAAAGAAATGTAACTGCGCTTCGGATAAGTATACCATAACAGCGCCACCCGCATCACTAAATCTCGATCCTTTTTATAAAAAATATGCCAATGTAAATGGGATTCAAATAATGAGTTCGTGGAGGGTGCCCGATTCGGCTTTTGTAAAGGCATGTGAAATCATCGATTTTATGACAGGTGACTTACCTGATGATGTATTGAATCAAATGGTAAAAGTAGGGGCGCGTTTAGGCATTATGGCTCGTTACGAAGGCACAACTGATATACCAGAACATGCCGATTTGGCTAACGACACAACCATAAACTGGGATGTTCGTGCCCGAGGCTTAGGTGGTGATATGGATTTGCCATTAACTACTTGCGCTGAAGAAAATCTACTTTGCTACCAGATTGATAAGTACCATGCAGAGGATATTACCATTCACGAATTTGCTCATGCAATTCACCTGATTGGTATTGCTCCCATTGATGATACTTTTAACGATACGCTTCAAAAACTATTGGATAAAGCTATTGCTGATGGTAAGTACAAAAACACATATGCTGCCTCTAATCTTTACGAATACTGGGCCGAAGGCGTTCAAAACTGGTTTAATGTGAATGCCGAGGTAGCTGAGCCGGATGGAAAGCACAATTGGGTAAATACTCGTGATGATATGAAGAAATACGATCCTGATCTATATAAACTGGTCAGCAAGTATTTTTCCGATTTCAAACAAAGTCCGTCTTGCCATAGTGCACAAAATCTTTATACAGAGTAATCAAATAAGATATTTATGCAATTAAAATCCCTTATACAAAGCGCAATTCTAGCCGGACTTACATGTTCGGTAATGTCTTGTCATTCGCCTACCGAATCAAGAATAGAAACAGATGGTCGCGAGGTGGTTGATTTCAAAGTGCTCACTTTTCCACTGGAAGATGTGAAACTGTTGAATGGACCTTTTAAGCATGCAACAGATTTAAATGTACAATCGCTCTTAAATTACGAGCCGGATCGTTTACTGGCTAAATTCCGTTCTGAGGCTGGATTAGAACCCAAAGCGGAGCATTACCACGGCTGGGAAGATAACACCATTGCCGGTCATAGTTTGGGCCATTATCTTTCAGCTATTTGTATGATGTATAAAACCACCGGAAATGAAGAATTTCTGAATCGGGCTAATTACATTGTGGATCAGTTGGAAGAATGTCAGAATGCCGATGGCGAAGGATACATAGGCGCATTCCCGGATGGAAAGAGAATTCTGGAAGAGGAAGTTGCCAAAGGTGATATTCGATCGCAAGGTTTTGATCTAAACGGCATTTGGGTTCCTTATTATACTCAGCATAAAGTAATGATGGGATTGATGGATGCCTATGAATTGTGTGGAAATCAAAAGGCTTTAGAGATCAATAAAAAGTTTGCCGATTGGTTACTTACAGTAGTTAAAGATTTGAATGACGAGCAAATTCAAAAGATGCTCAATTGCGAGTATGGAGGTATCAACGAGGCTTTAGCTGAATTATATGCTGTTACAGGCGATACTACTTACATGAAAATGACGGATGCGTTCTATCAAAAATCAATACTGGATCCTTTGGCCAACCATCAAGATGTTTTACCTGGAAAGCATGCTAATACGCAGGTCCCTAAATTGGTTGGATTAGCTCGTATCTATGAATTAACGGGAAATCAAAAAGACCGCGATGCGGCTGAATATTTCTGGGACAGAGTAGTAAATCATCACTCATATGTTACCGGAGGACATTGTAATCACGAGTATTTTGGAGCACCGGATTCATTACGCGATCAGTTAAGCGACGGAACCACCGAAACATGTAATGTTTACAACATGCTAAAGCTTTCGAGCCACATGTTTAGCTGGGATGCCAAGCCTGAAGTAGCCGACTTTTACGAGCGTGCTCTCTTCAACCACATTCTTTCATCGCAACATCCCGAAGACGGAAGAGTCATTTACAACCTTTCGTTGGAGATGGGCGGACAGAAAGTGTACCAGGATCCTCAATGGTTTACTTGCTGTGTGGGAACGGGTATGGAGAATCACTCAAAATACGGTCGTAATATCTACTATCACAACAACGATGAATTATATGTAAGTCAGTATATCGCATCGGAATTAAACTGGAAAGATAAAGGTGTGAAGATCATTCAGGAAACCAAATACCCTGATGAGCAAGGCACTCAATTAACCATCAAAACAGATCAAGCCAAGAAGTTTAGCCTCTTATTGCGCTATCCTTATTGGGCTGAGAATGGCATTGAAATTACGGTTAATGATAAAGCTATTGCAGTAAATCAAAAACCGGGAAGCTTTGTAAGCATCAATCGCGACTGGAAAGATGGTGATGTAGTTAAGCTGAAAATGCCATTTGACCTTCGCTTAGAAACCATGCCTGATGATTCAAACAGAGTAGCTATTATGTATGGTCCTTTGGTGTTGGCAGGTGATTTAGGTCCTGAAAACGATCCTAAAGTAAGTGAGTTGATGTATGTACCTGTTTTAATGAGTGAATCGCGCAATCCATCGGATTGGATGGAGCCTGTTGCTGGTAAGCCAAATACCTTTAAAACGCATGATGTGGGTCGTCCTCGCGATGTGGTGTTCAAACCATTTTATCAAACTCACGAAAGAAGATATTCTGTTTATTTCGACTTATTTGATCAGACCGATTGGGATCAGCAACAAGCCGAATATCGTGCAAAACAAGAGCAAAAGAAGAAGATTGATAATATGACTATTGACTTTTTCCAGTTGGGCGAAATGCAACCGGAAAGAGATCATAATTATGAAGGCGAAAAGGTGTTTGTTGATCAGTTTAAACAACGAAGATATCGCCAGGCCGATCGTGGCGGATGGTTCTCGTTTGATATGACTGTTTATTCGGGCCAGCCAATGGCATTGGTATTTGAATACTGGGGCGGATTCCCTTGGTCATTAACCTTTGATATTTTTGTAAATGACCACAAACTGGTTACTGAAAATCTGAAGAATAAACGTCCGGGAGAGTTCTTCTATCAGATATATGAATTACCCGATAACCTGACTATCAATGGTGGCAAAGTAAAAGTTAAATTGGTTCCACATGAAGGACACAGAGCTGGACCTGTGTTTAGTGTAAGAACCATAAAAAGATAATTGGTTTATAATTAATATTTAGTGTTAAATTAGATTTCGAATAAAAGTCAAAGTTAGCCCTTTGGCTTTTATTTTTTTTAAACGAATAAGTATTTGATCCATGGGAAATATTATAAAGAATCGTCTGCAACAGCTTAGAAAAGAGATGAAAAACAAAGGAATCGCAGCCTGGTATATGTCTGGTTCCGATCCTCATCAAAGCGAATACATGCCTAACCATTGGCAAATACGCGAATTTATAAGTGGTTTTAATGGTTCGATGGGTTTTATGGTAGTTACCTTAAATGAAGCCGCTTTATGGACCGATTCGAGATATTTTCTGCAAGCAGCCAACCAACTGGAAGGAACCGGTATTCAATTAATGAAATTCAGGATTGAAGGTACTCCCAGCCCTGCTCAATGGATCAGCAGTCAAATAACATCCGATCAATTGGCTGGAACCGATGCTACATGTATTTCCTTTGCGGCTTTTGAAGCCTTACAGGCAGAATTATCAGAATATGATATTAAGCTTACTGATTGTGGCGACTTACTTACTTCTTTCTGGACAGATCGACCAGAATTACCGATGAATCCAATAATTGAGCACGAGGTTAATTATGCTGGCTATTCACGCGCTGAAAAGATGGATCAGATTAGAAATCATCTGACTGAAAAGAAAGCAGACTCTATTCTCTTAAGTGCCCTGGATGATCTTGCCTGGACTTTCAACCTTCGTGGAAACGATGTTGATTTTAACCCTGTTTTTATAGCATTTGCGCTCGTCAGTAAAACATCGTGCACCTTGTATGTCAATCAGGCTAAATTATCTGATTCATTAAAGAATAAATTGAAAAACGAAGGCATCAACCTATTACCATATGGGAATATTTATAATGACATTAGTAGTATTAAAGGTAAAATTCTAATTGATCCCGACCGGATTAATTACGCTTTAAAAAATGCATTAAGCATAGACGCCAAAGTTGAAAATACCTTATCAATTGCAGCTATTTTAAAAGCCATCAAATCAGAACATGAAATCAGAATGTTTGAAATTGCCATGCAAAAAGATGGCGTTGCCATGGTGAAGTTTCTGTACTGGCTCAATCAAACAGCAGGTGTTGAAAATATCACTGAATATGATGTTCTTTTGAAGTTAAAAGAATTCAGAGCTCAGCAAGAGAATTTTATGGGAGCCAGTTTTCATTCCATTGTTGGTTATAACGGAAATGGAGCAGTAGTGCATCGTTCAGTAACACCCGAAACAGCAGCTTCTATCACCAATGATGGTATCCTGTTATTTGATTCGGGAGGTCAGTATTTAGAAGGAACCACAGACATAACTCGCACTGTTTGTTTGGGTAATCCTACTGAATTAGCCAAGGAAGATTTTACCATCACTTTAAAAGGCACCATTGGTCTGGCAGAGTTGAAATTTCCGGCCAATACTTTGGGTTGTAATCTCGATTTAGCAGCTCGACATGCAATGTGGCAAACGGCACGGAATTATGGTCATGGAACGGCTCACGGAATTGGATTCTTTCTGAATGTACATGAAGGTCCAATGAGCATCCGCCAAGAATTTAACGATCGAGTTATTGAACCCGGTATGGTAATGTCAGATGAGCCAGCATTTTATCGTGAAGGTTTATATGGCATCAGAACAGAGAATGTGATGGTTTGTAAAGAGTGGGTAACCAATGAATACGGTCGATTCTTGCAATTTGAAACTCTAACGCTTTGCCCCATCGACACCAAACTAATTGAGAAAAGCTTGTTAAGCAATGCCGAAATTGAATGGATTAATCAATATCATGAGCAATGCTACCAAAAGCTTTCTTCTGAATTAAATGAAGAGGAAAAAACATATTTAAAAGAAATAACACAAGCGATCTAATCTCTTTATTTATTCATTTTCAGTAACGATTGAATTGACCTGAACATTTGTACTAGTTATTTAAACGCCAATGACAGTGGTTGCCGTAATAATTTTTCTTCTTCACATTGAGAAAAATCAGTAATCCAGGAAACAATAACATATGTACAAATTTTCACCAACCCATATACTTAGGAAGTCATCATTTATTGCGGCTACTTTTTTAGTATTCGTTACAGTCTCTTGTAATAATGAGAAAAACAAAGTGATAGATTCAATGAAACCGCAAGCTGAGTTGTTTTCAATTAAAGATGTAAAACTTCTGGATGGTCCTTTCTATAAAGCCACAGAGTTAGGAGAGAAGACACTGCTGGCTTATGAACCCGATCGTTTTTTGGCCCGATTCCGAACCAATGCAGGGTTGGAACCAAAGGCTGAGCACTACGAAGGCTGGGAAGGTGAATCACTGGCTGGTCACAGTATTGGCCATTACATGACGGCTCTGAGTCAGATGTATCAAACCACCGGCGACGAAGAGCTTTTGAATCGTGCCAATTACATTGTGGATGAACTGGCTTTATGCCAAGCTCAAAGCTCAACCGGCTTTATCGGAGCTTTTAAAGATACCGAAAGGGTATTAACAGAAGAAGTGGCCAAAGGACAAATTAAAGCCCAAGGCTTTAACCTTAACGGATTATGGTCTCCATTTTACACCATTCATAAAATAATGGATGGATTGTTTCATGTTTATAAGCTATGTGATAATAAGAAAGCTCTTGAAGTTGATAAGAATTTAGCCCTTTGGGTTGGTCAAATCGTAAAAGATTTAAACGATGAGCAATTACAGGAGATGCTTCACTGCGAGTTTGGTGGAATACCTGAAACATTTCTTGATTTATATGGCGAAACAGGTGATCGTGTTTATCTTGATTATTCTAACAAATTCAGACATAAAGCCATTGTTGATCCAATTATTGATAATAACGATATACTGGCCGGTAAGCATGCAAATACACAAATCCCTAAGTTTTTAGCTTTAGCACGCAGCTACGAGTTAACCGGCGATGTTAAAGACTACAACGGAGCTGTTAACTTCTGGAATATGATGGTACATCATCATGCATATGTGGCCGGAGACTTTGATAATTACGAATATTTGTACGAGCCAGATCAGTTAAACGATCAGTTAAGCAACAGTACAGCAGAAACTTGTTGTGTATACAATATGCTTAAGTTAACAAGACATCTTTTCCAATGGAATCCATCAGCTGAGGTACTTGATTACTACGAAAGAGCCTTAATTAACCACATCCTATCATCACAAAATCCCGAGGATGGTCGAGTTATTTACCATTTATCCCTCGACATGGGAGGTTATAAGGTTTACGAAGATCCACATGGTTTTACTTGTTGTGTAGGTTCAGGAATGGAGAATCATGCCAAGTATGCCCAAAATATTTATTATCATTCTCAAGATGAATTATTTGTTGGACAATTCATCGCATCGGAAGTTAATTGGAAGGAAAAAGGTTTTCGTTTAAAACAAACCACCTTATTTCCCGAAGAGGAAGGTACGACATTAGAGATACTGACTGATAAAAATGAAATTAAAAACACCTCAATAAAAGTTCGTTACCCTGCATGGGCAACTGAAGGATTTAACATCAGCATTAATGGCAAAGCATTGGCAATTGACACACAACCAGGATCATTTATCAATTTAGGTGACACTTGGAAAAATGGTGACCTGATTAAAATTGATATGCCGTTTAACTTACATACCGAGTCGATGCCGGACAACAAAAACAGAATAGCCATCTTCAATGGCCCTGTTTTATTAGCTGGAGTTCTTGGACCTGAGAATGATCCGAAAATTGCTGATCCTTTATATGTTCCGGTTTTAATGACGAAAGATGCCGACCCTGCGAGCTGGCTAGTTGAATCAGATAAAGATTTTAATACGTTCAAATTAACCGATATTGCTCAACCCAGATCGGTTGAACTGCAACCTTTCTATCGTACAAATAACTGTACATACACAGTATATTGGGATTCATATACTCCAAACGAATGGAAGCATCAGCAAAAGAAATACAAAGAAGAACAGGCTAAAAAGAAAGAACTGGATCTAAAAACCATTGATCTGTTTCGATTGGGAGAGATGCAGCCCGAGCGCGACCATAACTTTAAAGAAGAAGCATCGTGGGTAGGCGAATATAAATCGAGAAAATACCGCGAAATACCAAAGGAAGGTTTTGCCTCGTTTGAAATGGCTATTGATCCATCGCAAACCAATTCGTTGGTTTTTGAATATTGGGGTGGGTTTGCCGGAAGTCACACCTTTGATATTGCAGTTGAAGGCACTGTTATTGCCACCGAAAATATTACCAATATGGCTCCTGGGAAATTTATCAATGTAACCTATGATCTTCCGGAGAACCTGATTGATAATAAAAGCAAAATCAAAGTAGAGTTGTTGCCTCACGATGGGCATCGAGCAGGACCGGTTTTTGCTGTTAGAACCATTAAATCATAATCGCCAATTAACCAATAAAAATCATCAATCATCCAAAGCATATGAATAAGCACTTCATCCAACTTATTGTATTTGTAATTATTTCGGCTGTTGCTCAGGCGCAATCGCCCC includes:
- a CDS encoding beta-L-arabinofuranosidase domain-containing protein gives rise to the protein MQLKSLIQSAILAGLTCSVMSCHSPTESRIETDGREVVDFKVLTFPLEDVKLLNGPFKHATDLNVQSLLNYEPDRLLAKFRSEAGLEPKAEHYHGWEDNTIAGHSLGHYLSAICMMYKTTGNEEFLNRANYIVDQLEECQNADGEGYIGAFPDGKRILEEEVAKGDIRSQGFDLNGIWVPYYTQHKVMMGLMDAYELCGNQKALEINKKFADWLLTVVKDLNDEQIQKMLNCEYGGINEALAELYAVTGDTTYMKMTDAFYQKSILDPLANHQDVLPGKHANTQVPKLVGLARIYELTGNQKDRDAAEYFWDRVVNHHSYVTGGHCNHEYFGAPDSLRDQLSDGTTETCNVYNMLKLSSHMFSWDAKPEVADFYERALFNHILSSQHPEDGRVIYNLSLEMGGQKVYQDPQWFTCCVGTGMENHSKYGRNIYYHNNDELYVSQYIASELNWKDKGVKIIQETKYPDEQGTQLTIKTDQAKKFSLLLRYPYWAENGIEITVNDKAIAVNQKPGSFVSINRDWKDGDVVKLKMPFDLRLETMPDDSNRVAIMYGPLVLAGDLGPENDPKVSELMYVPVLMSESRNPSDWMEPVAGKPNTFKTHDVGRPRDVVFKPFYQTHERRYSVYFDLFDQTDWDQQQAEYRAKQEQKKKIDNMTIDFFQLGEMQPERDHNYEGEKVFVDQFKQRRYRQADRGGWFSFDMTVYSGQPMALVFEYWGGFPWSLTFDIFVNDHKLVTENLKNKRPGEFFYQIYELPDNLTINGGKVKVKLVPHEGHRAGPVFSVRTIKR
- a CDS encoding aminopeptidase P family protein, which gives rise to MGNIIKNRLQQLRKEMKNKGIAAWYMSGSDPHQSEYMPNHWQIREFISGFNGSMGFMVVTLNEAALWTDSRYFLQAANQLEGTGIQLMKFRIEGTPSPAQWISSQITSDQLAGTDATCISFAAFEALQAELSEYDIKLTDCGDLLTSFWTDRPELPMNPIIEHEVNYAGYSRAEKMDQIRNHLTEKKADSILLSALDDLAWTFNLRGNDVDFNPVFIAFALVSKTSCTLYVNQAKLSDSLKNKLKNEGINLLPYGNIYNDISSIKGKILIDPDRINYALKNALSIDAKVENTLSIAAILKAIKSEHEIRMFEIAMQKDGVAMVKFLYWLNQTAGVENITEYDVLLKLKEFRAQQENFMGASFHSIVGYNGNGAVVHRSVTPETAASITNDGILLFDSGGQYLEGTTDITRTVCLGNPTELAKEDFTITLKGTIGLAELKFPANTLGCNLDLAARHAMWQTARNYGHGTAHGIGFFLNVHEGPMSIRQEFNDRVIEPGMVMSDEPAFYREGLYGIRTENVMVCKEWVTNEYGRFLQFETLTLCPIDTKLIEKSLLSNAEIEWINQYHEQCYQKLSSELNEEEKTYLKEITQAI
- a CDS encoding beta-L-arabinofuranosidase domain-containing protein, which translates into the protein MKPQAELFSIKDVKLLDGPFYKATELGEKTLLAYEPDRFLARFRTNAGLEPKAEHYEGWEGESLAGHSIGHYMTALSQMYQTTGDEELLNRANYIVDELALCQAQSSTGFIGAFKDTERVLTEEVAKGQIKAQGFNLNGLWSPFYTIHKIMDGLFHVYKLCDNKKALEVDKNLALWVGQIVKDLNDEQLQEMLHCEFGGIPETFLDLYGETGDRVYLDYSNKFRHKAIVDPIIDNNDILAGKHANTQIPKFLALARSYELTGDVKDYNGAVNFWNMMVHHHAYVAGDFDNYEYLYEPDQLNDQLSNSTAETCCVYNMLKLTRHLFQWNPSAEVLDYYERALINHILSSQNPEDGRVIYHLSLDMGGYKVYEDPHGFTCCVGSGMENHAKYAQNIYYHSQDELFVGQFIASEVNWKEKGFRLKQTTLFPEEEGTTLEILTDKNEIKNTSIKVRYPAWATEGFNISINGKALAIDTQPGSFINLGDTWKNGDLIKIDMPFNLHTESMPDNKNRIAIFNGPVLLAGVLGPENDPKIADPLYVPVLMTKDADPASWLVESDKDFNTFKLTDIAQPRSVELQPFYRTNNCTYTVYWDSYTPNEWKHQQKKYKEEQAKKKELDLKTIDLFRLGEMQPERDHNFKEEASWVGEYKSRKYREIPKEGFASFEMAIDPSQTNSLVFEYWGGFAGSHTFDIAVEGTVIATENITNMAPGKFINVTYDLPENLIDNKSKIKVELLPHDGHRAGPVFAVRTIKS